One Vespula pensylvanica isolate Volc-1 chromosome 1, ASM1446617v1, whole genome shotgun sequence genomic region harbors:
- the LOC122637566 gene encoding uncharacterized protein LOC122637566: MYRVCLLFVAATAVAQGPYDLEPRAVTLSGKPTLGPLYTSALGGGQGFRDNSYEDNAVTPTPSSAPLYRNPNNQPPVYRKPTSSPLDGSRDYQSSIRVGGGPPRGPLRGGGPIGPNGPINAEEIEEEKEEPDRLTLLLPQSKFDCVGKQTGYYADEDLHCEVFHYCHENAKHSWICPEGFTFHQVHLICMPPSGDISCKKSSQYHFVNEYLYKPLNQAEAETKPNVTLRYSERYYPADIYTDEREAGDYQITPSSAPVRRPLQQVFVGQSSAALNSIPSSARPQIQVPQFRLPVNQVFHSPEEVNIPLQHRRPQPQQHQAIRRFPQVRPAEEDYE; this comes from the exons ATGTATCGAGTTTGTCTGCTGTTCGTGGCTGCGACAGCGGTGGCGCAAGGTCCTTATGATTTAGAACCAAGAGCTGTAACTCTTTCTGGCAAGCCAACTTTAGGGCCACTTTATACGTCCGCGTTAGGTGGGGGTCAAGGTTTTCGTGATAACAGTTACGAAGATAACGCTGTAACACCTACCCCATCGTCTGCTCCACTTTATAGAAATCCGAACAATCAACCACCT GTGTATCGTAAACCAACGTCGTCTCCGTTGGATGGTTCTCGTGATTATCAGTCGAGTATAAGAGTAGGAGGTGGTCCACCACGTGGACCTCTCCGTGGTGGTGGTCCGATTGGTCCCAATGGCCCG atCAATGCCGAAGAAatcgaggaagagaaagaggaaccaGATCGTCTGacgcttcttcttcctcaaaGTAAATTCGACTGTGTTGGAAAACAAACTGGATATTATGCCGACGAAGATTTGCATTGCGAGGTCTTCCACTATTGTCACGAAAATGCGAAACATTCGTGGATCTGTCCAGAAGGATTCACATTCCATCAG GTTCATTTGATTTGCATGCCGCCGAGCGGTGATATCAGTTGCAAGAAGAGCTCGCAATATCATTTCGTTAACGAGTATCTCTACAAACCATTGAACCAAGCCGAAGCTGAAACGAAACCTAACGTGACCTTGAGATATAGCGAGAGGTATTATCCAGCAGATATATATACCGATGAAAGGGAAGCAGGCGATTATCAGATCACTCCTTCGTCAGCACCTGTTCGACGTCCTCTGCAACAG GTTTTCGTCGGTCAATCATCAGCAGCGTTAAACAGCATTCCTTCGTCGGCACGTCCACAAATACAAGTTCCACAATTTCGTCTACCGGTGAATCAAGTTTTTCATAGCCCCGAGGAAGTGAATATACCTCTTCAACATAGACGACCGCAACCACAACAGCATCAAGCAATCAGAAGATTCCCTCAAGTTCGACCTGCGGAAGAAGACTACGAGTAA
- the LOC122627230 gene encoding DNA-directed RNA polymerase III subunit RPC5 isoform X2, with translation MSDINMTESEDDPVVKEIPVFLSKTLENKLFIFQYPIRPARDGYDNATFLKTSIKPENQEVRIEVAVDTFSLNYDKMKGRQIAINADGNSKTEQEDDEKVFDSDLMDKTVLHSSRALPECTNYAAAVYQDGELHITPLKGIIQLRPQFNYLDKSDKRAREEAKTIDVEEEDEGPKQVNVTFDRQTPDFLKKMQEQSFQHFSKKSSEEKWIHTNYAPVNSTQAELTRLEMFCSSTEESINALNLTNKQYLELLAPPISQEQYSKSETLSHTTSLNYIRTLPLLDQVRILMKDAKVISFTQLRLILSSEHDTAAVLKYLQQVAVLVQGNWVVNSELIYIKDSVSSQNGIPAELMCRARDYILLSFTEQQFLDRRAISTVIKLPSEEIKEIFTNLAIHIPKKGWQLIVPPNKDFAEKYPEIAQRQEMFWEAKRKYLRETLEPQNQVPQRQRRRSNRESIGSENEERNVGRGKKLRDSSISDDSASETVKHKKTSRSRKVSETT, from the exons atgtcggATATAAATATGACGGAAAGTGAAGATGATCCGGTGGTTAAGGAG aTTCCAGTATTTTTATCCAAAACTCttgagaataaattatttattttccaatatCCTATTCGACCTGCTCGAGATGGATACGACAATGCAACATTTTTGAAAACTTCAATAAAACCGGAAAATCAAGAGGTCAGAATTGAAGTAGCTGTTGATACATTCAGTCTTAACtatgataaaatgaaaggaagacaAATTGCCATTAATGCAGATGGTAATTCTAAAACTGAAcaagaagatgatgaaaaagtatttgatag CGATCTAATGGATAAAACAGTCTTGCATTCTTCTCGTGCATTACCAGAATGTACGAATTATGCAGCTGCAGTTTATCAAGACGGTGAATTACATATCACTCCACTAAAAGGTATCATACAATTAAGGCCACAATTTAATTATCTTGATAAAAGCGATAAACGTGCTAGAGAGGAAGCTAAAACTATAG atgttgaggaagaagatgaaggacCTAAACAAGTGAATGTGACTTTTGATAGACAAACACCAGATTTCCTTAAAAAAATGCAAGAACAatcttttcaacatttttccaaaaaaagtTCAGAAGAAAAGTGGATACATACGAACTATGCTCCAGTCAATAGTACACAAGCTGaa ctGACACGTTTGGAAATGTTTTGTTCATCTACTGAAGAAAGTATAAATGcattaaatttaacaaataaacaGTATTTAGAATTGTTAGCACCACCTATTAGTCAAGAACAGTATTCAAAGAGTGAAACTCTAAGTCATACCACATCCCTTAATTATATTAGGACATTACCACTTCTTGATCAAGTCAGGATTCTTATGAAAGAtg CAAAGGTGATATCCTTTACTCAGctacgattaattttatcatcagAGCACGATACTGCAGCcgtattgaaatatttgcaGCAAGTAGCAGTTTTAGTGCAAGGGAACTGGGTTGTAAATAGTgaacttatttatattaaagataGCGTATCGTCTCAAAATGGTATACCAGCAGAACTCATGTGCAGAGCTAGAGATTATATC tTATTATCATTTACTGAACAACAATTCCTTGATCGGAGAGCCATATCTACCGTTATCAAACTTCCTTCggaggaaataaaagagatatttacaaatttagcAATACATATACCAAAAAAAGGATGGCAATTAATCGTACCACCAAATAAAGATTTTGCcgaaaa GTATCCGGAAATAGCGCAAAGACAAGAGATGTTTTGGGAGGccaaacgaaaatatttacgCGAGACGTTAGAACCACAAAATCAAGTACCACAACGTCAAAGGAGAAGATCGAATAGAGAATCTATTGGTTctgagaacgaagaaagaaatgtaggTCGAGGTAAAAAATTGAGGGATTCATCGATTTCGGACGATAGTGCATCAGAAACGGTTAAACATAAGAAAACGAGTCGATCTAGAAAAGTTTCTGAAACAACATGA
- the LOC122627230 gene encoding DNA-directed RNA polymerase III subunit RPC5 isoform X1 codes for MSDINMTESEDDPVVKEIPVFLSKTLENKLFIFQYPIRPARDGYDNATFLKTSIKPENQEVRIEVAVDTFSLNYDKMKGRQIAINADGNSKTEQEDDEKVFDSDLMDKTVLHSSRALPECTNYAAAVYQDGELHITPLKGIIQLRPQFNYLDKSDKRAREEAKTIGEDVEEEDEGPKQVNVTFDRQTPDFLKKMQEQSFQHFSKKSSEEKWIHTNYAPVNSTQAELTRLEMFCSSTEESINALNLTNKQYLELLAPPISQEQYSKSETLSHTTSLNYIRTLPLLDQVRILMKDAKVISFTQLRLILSSEHDTAAVLKYLQQVAVLVQGNWVVNSELIYIKDSVSSQNGIPAELMCRARDYILLSFTEQQFLDRRAISTVIKLPSEEIKEIFTNLAIHIPKKGWQLIVPPNKDFAEKYPEIAQRQEMFWEAKRKYLRETLEPQNQVPQRQRRRSNRESIGSENEERNVGRGKKLRDSSISDDSASETVKHKKTSRSRKVSETT; via the exons atgtcggATATAAATATGACGGAAAGTGAAGATGATCCGGTGGTTAAGGAG aTTCCAGTATTTTTATCCAAAACTCttgagaataaattatttattttccaatatCCTATTCGACCTGCTCGAGATGGATACGACAATGCAACATTTTTGAAAACTTCAATAAAACCGGAAAATCAAGAGGTCAGAATTGAAGTAGCTGTTGATACATTCAGTCTTAACtatgataaaatgaaaggaagacaAATTGCCATTAATGCAGATGGTAATTCTAAAACTGAAcaagaagatgatgaaaaagtatttgatag CGATCTAATGGATAAAACAGTCTTGCATTCTTCTCGTGCATTACCAGAATGTACGAATTATGCAGCTGCAGTTTATCAAGACGGTGAATTACATATCACTCCACTAAAAGGTATCATACAATTAAGGCCACAATTTAATTATCTTGATAAAAGCGATAAACGTGCTAGAGAGGAAGCTAAAACTATAGGTGAAG atgttgaggaagaagatgaaggacCTAAACAAGTGAATGTGACTTTTGATAGACAAACACCAGATTTCCTTAAAAAAATGCAAGAACAatcttttcaacatttttccaaaaaaagtTCAGAAGAAAAGTGGATACATACGAACTATGCTCCAGTCAATAGTACACAAGCTGaa ctGACACGTTTGGAAATGTTTTGTTCATCTACTGAAGAAAGTATAAATGcattaaatttaacaaataaacaGTATTTAGAATTGTTAGCACCACCTATTAGTCAAGAACAGTATTCAAAGAGTGAAACTCTAAGTCATACCACATCCCTTAATTATATTAGGACATTACCACTTCTTGATCAAGTCAGGATTCTTATGAAAGAtg CAAAGGTGATATCCTTTACTCAGctacgattaattttatcatcagAGCACGATACTGCAGCcgtattgaaatatttgcaGCAAGTAGCAGTTTTAGTGCAAGGGAACTGGGTTGTAAATAGTgaacttatttatattaaagataGCGTATCGTCTCAAAATGGTATACCAGCAGAACTCATGTGCAGAGCTAGAGATTATATC tTATTATCATTTACTGAACAACAATTCCTTGATCGGAGAGCCATATCTACCGTTATCAAACTTCCTTCggaggaaataaaagagatatttacaaatttagcAATACATATACCAAAAAAAGGATGGCAATTAATCGTACCACCAAATAAAGATTTTGCcgaaaa GTATCCGGAAATAGCGCAAAGACAAGAGATGTTTTGGGAGGccaaacgaaaatatttacgCGAGACGTTAGAACCACAAAATCAAGTACCACAACGTCAAAGGAGAAGATCGAATAGAGAATCTATTGGTTctgagaacgaagaaagaaatgtaggTCGAGGTAAAAAATTGAGGGATTCATCGATTTCGGACGATAGTGCATCAGAAACGGTTAAACATAAGAAAACGAGTCGATCTAGAAAAGTTTCTGAAACAACATGA
- the LOC122627215 gene encoding vacuolar protein sorting-associated protein 18 homolog isoform X1: MTSMFDQYEQASQRSKQVVPPPIRTDISTAGFIQMKLQDDGPIFTKQKIIFSPSDKIIHLVVSSNLIIIAMANNVLLRIDMKQPDKVEEIDISKYAVGMKMSNLFLDPLGYHLLITLTPKNGDNPPPELLYLHRKTTKLKQAGKFKGHEITAVGWNFSNISETVTGPILVGTSKGLIFETEISDGDKIFNTSLEQYWRQLPNYLPLYGAKEVEGLVFDIGKNSKPPITGLEFHKIPNSDKYMIIVTTIMRIYQYIGSVQNPDEKPLLQQVFNKYLNVQESFVEVISSLTYSKLQFYYPSLGVLPKSFGWLTETGILYAHIDPNLSDPKNALIKQQMIICPEASLMGNSKSHTNTAPLSFVLTEFHALLLYPDRVKGISLLNQDLIFEDIYNDTVEKLLNIVKDPINRSIWAYSERAVFKYKVTKEDRNVWQVYLDKGEFELAKQYCKDNPAYIDQVLVKQAEMLFKNEQYEESALTYADTHSSFEEISLKFLQEWQIEALKIFLKKKLGGLKPQDKTQITMIVVWVIELFMSQMGEVRSNDSSYTHNPQYIALQKQFDSFLAMQKVEDCIKRNRKTIYELMSSHGDKENLMRLTIMHSNHEEVIRQHLYKNNYLEALEVLKSQTNKDLFYQFSGTLLQELPRPTVTALISQGSLLKPSKLLPALVSCNSDEKHAKEIIRYLEFCIYKQSCQEQAIHNFLLSLYARYKKEEVMHYISSQGQYISMVHYDVHYALRLCQEVGLTEACVQLSALLGLWTTAVDLALTIKVDLAKQIAAMPSERDDTLRKKLWLKIAEHVVREKNDIQQVMEFLQQCDLVRIEDILPFFSDFVTIDHFKDAICKSLQDYNRHIQDLKEEMEEATKAAEVIRKDIQAFRTRCTFVDARDTCNSCDIQLLLRPFYVFPCGHRFHSDCLVAALTPMLSMDQRTKLADLQRQLTAISNRSEDTTSIGLVSLSIKDQIKADIDELVASECLYCGELMIESIDKPFIEEEDYERVMREWA, encoded by the exons ATGACTTCGATGTTTGATCAGTATGAACAAGCATCTCAAAGATCTAAACAAGTAGTTCCTCCACCTATTCGAACAGATATT agCACAGCTGGCTTTATCCAAATGAAGTTACAAGATGACGGTCCAATATTCACAAAACAGAAAATCATCTTTTCGCCCtctgataaaattattcaccTAGTAGTCAGtagtaatttaattataatagctATGGCTAATAATGTTCTTCTTCGTATCGATATGAAACAACCTGATAAAGTAGAgg AAATTGACATTTCAAAATATGCAGTAGGCATGAAGATGTCAAATCTATTTTTGGATCCTTTAGGTTATCATTTGTTAATAACATTGACTCCAAAAAATGGAGATAATCCTCCACcggaattattatatttacatagaaaaaCAACCAAATTAAAACAA gcTGGGAAGTTTAAAGGTCATGAAATTACCGCGGTAGGATGgaacttttcaaatatttcggAAACCGTAACAGGACCTATTCTTGTGGGTACTTCAAAAGgtttaatttttgaaacaGAAATTAGCGAtggagataaaatatttaacacaAGCTTGGAGCAGTATTGGCGGCAG CTTCCTAACTATTTACCTCTTTATGGTGCTAAGGAGGTAGAAGGATTG gTATTTGATATAGGAAAGAATAGTAAACCTCCAATTACTGGCTTAGAATTCCATAAGATACCTAACTctgataaatatatgattattgtAACTACTATTATGCGTATTTATCAATACATTGGATCAGTACAAAATCCTGATGAAAAGCCCTTATTACAGcaagtatttaataaatatttaaatgtacaaG AAAGTTTTGTGGAAGTAATAAGTTCTTTAACTTACTcgaaattacaattttattatccatCACTTGGTGTATTACCAAAATCATTTGGTTGGTTGACTGAGACAGGTATATTGTATGCACAT ATAGACCCAAACTTATCTGATCCAAAAAATGCATTGATAAAGCAACAGATGATAATATGTCCAGAAGCCAGTCTAATGGGAAACAGCAAATCTCATACTAATACTGCACCACTTTCCTTCGTGTTAACGGAATTTCATGCTTTATTACTTTATCCGGATCGTGTGAAAGGCATATCACTATTAAATCAAGACCTTATttttgaagatatatataacgat ACAGTTGAAAAGTTACTCAATATTGTGAAAGATCCGATAAACCGCAGTATCTGGGCTTACAGTGAAAGAGCAGTCTTCAAATACAAAGTGACGAAGGAAGACAGAAATGTTTGGCAG gTTTATTTAGACAAAGGAGAATTCGAGCTTGCTAAACAATATTGCAAAGATAATCCTGCATACATTGATCAAGTACTTGTCAAACAAGCTGAAAtgctatttaaaaatgaaca ATACGAGGAAAGTGCTTTAACATATGCAGATACTCATTCAtcttttgaagaaatttcattgaaatttcttcAGGAATGGCAGATAGAagctttgaaaatatttttgaaaaag aaactCGGTGGTTTGAAACCTCAAGATAAGACTCAAATAACTATGATTGTTGTATGggtaatagaattatttatgagTCAAATGGGAGAAGTAAGAAGCAATGATAGCTCATATACTCATAATCCACAGTATATAGCATTGCAAAAACAATTTGATAGTTTTTTAGCTATGCAAAAAGTTGAa GATTGTATAAAGAGAAATCGTAAAACAATTTATGAGTTAATGTCAAGTCATGGggataaagaaaatcttatgCGTTTAACGATAATGCATAGTAATCACGAAGAAGTAATAAGacaacatttatataaaaataattatttagaagCCCTTGAAGTATTAAAAAGTCAAACGaacaaagatttattttatcaattctcTGGCACTTTGCTTCAAGAATTGCCACGTCCTACTGTGACTGCTCTAATTTCGCAAGGATCTTTATTGAAGCCATCAAAATTGCTTCCAGCTTTAGTATCTTGTAACAGTGATGAAAAACAC GCTAAAGAAATTATCAGATATTTAGAATTTTGCATATACAAACAAAGTTGCCAGGAACAAGcgattcataattttttactttcactATATGctcgttataaaaaagaagaagttatGCATTATATCAGCTCACAAG gTCAATATATAAGTATGGTACATTATGATGTACATTATGCCTTAAGATTGTGTCAGGAGGTTGGTTTAACAGAAGCATGTGTACAATTATCAGCCTTGCTTGGTTTGTGGACAACAGCAGTAGATTTGGCATTAACAATTAAAGTTGATCTCGCTAAACAAATTGCGGCTATGCCCTCTGAACGTGATGATACTTTACGTAAAAAATTATGGTTAAAAAtag ctgAACACGTAGTGCGTGAGAAGAATGATATACAACAAGTAATGGAATTTTTACAACAATGTGATTTAGTTAGGATAGAAGATATTTTACCATTCTTTTCAGATTTTGTTACAATAGATCATTTTAAAGATGCCATTTGTAAATCCCTACAG GATTATAATCGGCATATTCAAGAtctgaaagaagaaatggaagaggCAACAAAAGCAGCTGAAGTTATTAGAAAGGATATACAAGCTTTTAGAACCAG GTGCACTTTTGTAGATGCAAGAGATACATGCAATTCTTGTGATATTCAACTTTTATTAAGGCCTTTCTATGTATTTCCTTGTGGACATAGATTTCACAGCGATTGTCTTGTTGCTGCATTAACACCTATGTTATCAATGGATCAACGAACAAAACTTGCTGATCTTCAACGTCAACTTACAGCTATTTCAAATAGATCCGAAGATACAACATCAATTGGATTGGTATCTCTATCGATTAAAGATCAAATTAAAGCTGATATAGACGAATTGGTAGCTTCAGAATGTTTATACTGCGGAGAACTTATGATAGA ATCAATTGATAAGCCatttatagaagaagaagattatgAAAGAGTAATGAGAGAATGGGCATAA
- the LOC122627215 gene encoding vacuolar protein sorting-associated protein 18 homolog isoform X2 has protein sequence MTSMFDQYEQASQRSKQVVPPPIRTDISTAGFIQMKLQDDGPIFTKQKIIFSPSDKIIHLVVSSNLIIIAMANNVLLRIDMKQPDKVEEIDISKYAVGMKMSNLFLDPLGYHLLITLTPKNGDNPPPELLYLHRKTTKLKQAGKFKGHEITAVGWNFSNISETVTGPILVGTSKGLIFETEISDGDKIFNTSLEQYWRQVFDIGKNSKPPITGLEFHKIPNSDKYMIIVTTIMRIYQYIGSVQNPDEKPLLQQVFNKYLNVQESFVEVISSLTYSKLQFYYPSLGVLPKSFGWLTETGILYAHIDPNLSDPKNALIKQQMIICPEASLMGNSKSHTNTAPLSFVLTEFHALLLYPDRVKGISLLNQDLIFEDIYNDTVEKLLNIVKDPINRSIWAYSERAVFKYKVTKEDRNVWQVYLDKGEFELAKQYCKDNPAYIDQVLVKQAEMLFKNEQYEESALTYADTHSSFEEISLKFLQEWQIEALKIFLKKKLGGLKPQDKTQITMIVVWVIELFMSQMGEVRSNDSSYTHNPQYIALQKQFDSFLAMQKVEDCIKRNRKTIYELMSSHGDKENLMRLTIMHSNHEEVIRQHLYKNNYLEALEVLKSQTNKDLFYQFSGTLLQELPRPTVTALISQGSLLKPSKLLPALVSCNSDEKHAKEIIRYLEFCIYKQSCQEQAIHNFLLSLYARYKKEEVMHYISSQGQYISMVHYDVHYALRLCQEVGLTEACVQLSALLGLWTTAVDLALTIKVDLAKQIAAMPSERDDTLRKKLWLKIAEHVVREKNDIQQVMEFLQQCDLVRIEDILPFFSDFVTIDHFKDAICKSLQDYNRHIQDLKEEMEEATKAAEVIRKDIQAFRTRCTFVDARDTCNSCDIQLLLRPFYVFPCGHRFHSDCLVAALTPMLSMDQRTKLADLQRQLTAISNRSEDTTSIGLVSLSIKDQIKADIDELVASECLYCGELMIESIDKPFIEEEDYERVMREWA, from the exons ATGACTTCGATGTTTGATCAGTATGAACAAGCATCTCAAAGATCTAAACAAGTAGTTCCTCCACCTATTCGAACAGATATT agCACAGCTGGCTTTATCCAAATGAAGTTACAAGATGACGGTCCAATATTCACAAAACAGAAAATCATCTTTTCGCCCtctgataaaattattcaccTAGTAGTCAGtagtaatttaattataatagctATGGCTAATAATGTTCTTCTTCGTATCGATATGAAACAACCTGATAAAGTAGAgg AAATTGACATTTCAAAATATGCAGTAGGCATGAAGATGTCAAATCTATTTTTGGATCCTTTAGGTTATCATTTGTTAATAACATTGACTCCAAAAAATGGAGATAATCCTCCACcggaattattatatttacatagaaaaaCAACCAAATTAAAACAA gcTGGGAAGTTTAAAGGTCATGAAATTACCGCGGTAGGATGgaacttttcaaatatttcggAAACCGTAACAGGACCTATTCTTGTGGGTACTTCAAAAGgtttaatttttgaaacaGAAATTAGCGAtggagataaaatatttaacacaAGCTTGGAGCAGTATTGGCGGCAG gTATTTGATATAGGAAAGAATAGTAAACCTCCAATTACTGGCTTAGAATTCCATAAGATACCTAACTctgataaatatatgattattgtAACTACTATTATGCGTATTTATCAATACATTGGATCAGTACAAAATCCTGATGAAAAGCCCTTATTACAGcaagtatttaataaatatttaaatgtacaaG AAAGTTTTGTGGAAGTAATAAGTTCTTTAACTTACTcgaaattacaattttattatccatCACTTGGTGTATTACCAAAATCATTTGGTTGGTTGACTGAGACAGGTATATTGTATGCACAT ATAGACCCAAACTTATCTGATCCAAAAAATGCATTGATAAAGCAACAGATGATAATATGTCCAGAAGCCAGTCTAATGGGAAACAGCAAATCTCATACTAATACTGCACCACTTTCCTTCGTGTTAACGGAATTTCATGCTTTATTACTTTATCCGGATCGTGTGAAAGGCATATCACTATTAAATCAAGACCTTATttttgaagatatatataacgat ACAGTTGAAAAGTTACTCAATATTGTGAAAGATCCGATAAACCGCAGTATCTGGGCTTACAGTGAAAGAGCAGTCTTCAAATACAAAGTGACGAAGGAAGACAGAAATGTTTGGCAG gTTTATTTAGACAAAGGAGAATTCGAGCTTGCTAAACAATATTGCAAAGATAATCCTGCATACATTGATCAAGTACTTGTCAAACAAGCTGAAAtgctatttaaaaatgaaca ATACGAGGAAAGTGCTTTAACATATGCAGATACTCATTCAtcttttgaagaaatttcattgaaatttcttcAGGAATGGCAGATAGAagctttgaaaatatttttgaaaaag aaactCGGTGGTTTGAAACCTCAAGATAAGACTCAAATAACTATGATTGTTGTATGggtaatagaattatttatgagTCAAATGGGAGAAGTAAGAAGCAATGATAGCTCATATACTCATAATCCACAGTATATAGCATTGCAAAAACAATTTGATAGTTTTTTAGCTATGCAAAAAGTTGAa GATTGTATAAAGAGAAATCGTAAAACAATTTATGAGTTAATGTCAAGTCATGGggataaagaaaatcttatgCGTTTAACGATAATGCATAGTAATCACGAAGAAGTAATAAGacaacatttatataaaaataattatttagaagCCCTTGAAGTATTAAAAAGTCAAACGaacaaagatttattttatcaattctcTGGCACTTTGCTTCAAGAATTGCCACGTCCTACTGTGACTGCTCTAATTTCGCAAGGATCTTTATTGAAGCCATCAAAATTGCTTCCAGCTTTAGTATCTTGTAACAGTGATGAAAAACAC GCTAAAGAAATTATCAGATATTTAGAATTTTGCATATACAAACAAAGTTGCCAGGAACAAGcgattcataattttttactttcactATATGctcgttataaaaaagaagaagttatGCATTATATCAGCTCACAAG gTCAATATATAAGTATGGTACATTATGATGTACATTATGCCTTAAGATTGTGTCAGGAGGTTGGTTTAACAGAAGCATGTGTACAATTATCAGCCTTGCTTGGTTTGTGGACAACAGCAGTAGATTTGGCATTAACAATTAAAGTTGATCTCGCTAAACAAATTGCGGCTATGCCCTCTGAACGTGATGATACTTTACGTAAAAAATTATGGTTAAAAAtag ctgAACACGTAGTGCGTGAGAAGAATGATATACAACAAGTAATGGAATTTTTACAACAATGTGATTTAGTTAGGATAGAAGATATTTTACCATTCTTTTCAGATTTTGTTACAATAGATCATTTTAAAGATGCCATTTGTAAATCCCTACAG GATTATAATCGGCATATTCAAGAtctgaaagaagaaatggaagaggCAACAAAAGCAGCTGAAGTTATTAGAAAGGATATACAAGCTTTTAGAACCAG GTGCACTTTTGTAGATGCAAGAGATACATGCAATTCTTGTGATATTCAACTTTTATTAAGGCCTTTCTATGTATTTCCTTGTGGACATAGATTTCACAGCGATTGTCTTGTTGCTGCATTAACACCTATGTTATCAATGGATCAACGAACAAAACTTGCTGATCTTCAACGTCAACTTACAGCTATTTCAAATAGATCCGAAGATACAACATCAATTGGATTGGTATCTCTATCGATTAAAGATCAAATTAAAGCTGATATAGACGAATTGGTAGCTTCAGAATGTTTATACTGCGGAGAACTTATGATAGA ATCAATTGATAAGCCatttatagaagaagaagattatgAAAGAGTAATGAGAGAATGGGCATAA